A region of the Pirellulales bacterium genome:
TGGCCGGCGTGCCGATCGCTCCACGGCGATCCGTGTGCCCCGGCCGCGCGTTGAAGTCGGTCATCTCGTTGTTCAAGAGAAAGCCCGCGCCACGGACGACGATTCTCGCGCCGAAGCTCTCCTGCAGCGTGTAGGTGTTGGCAACCGCCATCCGCTGCGCGTCGACGATCGAAAAATGGGTTGTACTCTCTCCCTCGACAGTGAGCGATAATTCGGGCGCTAGCGCGGCGCTCGGAGTAGCGTGATTCAGGTCGATACCGGCTGCCAGCTGGCGCGCGTAGTCCTTGCTCGTCAGCCTCGTCGGTATATTGACAAAGTCGGCATCCCCCAGATACCGCGCGCGATCGCAATACGCCCGCCGCATGGCTTCGATCATCAGATGTACGGTGCGTGGCGCGAAACGGTCCTGCGATGGAAGATCGAAGTTTTCCAAGATATTGAGCATCTCGACCAGGCAAATGCCGCCGGAACTGGGCGGCGGCGGACCGAAAACGTCGAATCCGCGATAGGTGCCATGAATCGGCGTGCGGGCCTTGGCCTCGTAGGTGGCCAGGTCGGCGGCCGAGATCAAGCCGCCGCCGGCGCGCATCTCGGCCACGATCTGATCGGCCACGACGCCGCGATAAAACGCGTCGGCCCCTTCGGCGGCAATCAATCGCAACGTGGCAGCCAACTCGGCCTGCACCAATCGGTCGCCGGCTTGCCACGCTGTGCCATCGGGCTTGCTGAACACGTGGCGAAACTCGGTGCTGGTCGTCGGTTTGGCGGCGGTCTTTGTCAGTTCCTCGGCGATATTGCGATCAATGGCAAAGCCATCGGCGGCCAACGCAATGGCCGGTGCCACGAGGTCTCGCCATGGAAGCTTCCCCCAGCGGCGATGTGCCAACTCGAGCCCGCGCAGCGTGCCGGGCACGCCTACTGCCTTGTGCGTATAGGGGGCCCTATCAGCGACGAACATATCTGGCGTGGCGGCAGCCGGCGCCGTCTCGCGATAGTCGATGCAGACCGGTTGCTCCCCCGCACCGGGCCAAACCAGCATGAAGCCGCCGCCCCCAATATTGCCGGCCTCGGGGTAAGTGACCGCCAGTGCCAAGGCCACAGCCACTGACGCATCGACCGCATTGCCACCGCGTTCGAGTACGACCCGCCCCACGTCACTCGCTTCCGGCGAGACCGAAACGACCATGCCGTTCCGGGCAACCACGGGTTGCGCCGGCTGGCCCGGATCGCGTGCGTGCGCGTAACACGCCAAGAACATTGAAAGCAAAATGGCGCATGTCAGGCACGCGCCCCGCCGTCGTGATCTGTGGGCCGTAACCATAAGAACGTGACGCATGGGAGAGTCGCCTGAGCGCATGGTCTCAATGCCGGCGGATAGCATCGTTCGCCTTGCCGTAGCCATCGCGATCCACGATTCCCTAAAATGTGTTACCGCAAAGGACGCAGGTCGGTTACCAAATGGTATCGCTCAAAACGCCGCATCACCACGTAACGTACTCGCTGCTGGCGATCCCCCTGCTGATCGCCGTGGTGGCGCTCGTGTATGTGCCGGGCGTGAGGGCTCCCTTTATTTTCGACGATAAATTATCGATCATCGACAATGCCTCGATAGAACACATCTGGCCGCTTATCGGAGACGAGGACCGCCCCGGCCCCCTGGCCCCACCGCGGGATATTAGCACCGCCGGCCGCCCCTTGGTAAACCTGTCCTTCGCCGTCAACTACCACTTCGGCGGGCTCGATCCGACGGGGTATCACTTCGCGAACATTGTAATCCACGCGCTATCGGCCATGTTGCTGTGGGCCATCCTGCGGCGAACGCTACGGCTGGAATTCTTTGCCGATCGATTCGCCGGCGCGGCCGAGCCACTGGCGCTGGGCGCGGCGGTGCTGTGGGCCGTCCACCCCCTGGTCACCGAAGCAGTCGAATATATCACCCAGCGCACCGAGCTAATGCTGGGCTTTTTCTACTTGGCGACGTTATACGCCGCATTGCGGTTTTGGGAGTCGCCAAGTCGCGGCGAACGACGAGTATGGCTCGCCGTCGCAACCGTGGCCTGCCTGCTGGGCATGGCGTGCAAAGAGGTCATGGTCACTGCGCCGCTGGTGATATGGCTCTTCGAGCGCACTTTTATCGCGGGGTCGTTCCGACGCGCGCTCGAAGACTCTTGGCCGCTCTATTTTGGTTTGGGTGCGGGCTGGTGTTTGCTCGTCGCCTTGAACTTGCACGGGCCGAGAGCCGAGTCGGCCGGGTTCCATCTTGGTGTGTCGGCCTACGCCTGGTGGCTGACGCAGACCAGGGTGCTTTGCTACTATTTCCAGCTCATATTTTGGCCCTGGCCATTGGTGATTCACTACGAGCTTCCCTACCTGGATTCGGTTCAGGCGGCGTGGCCGTGGGTGGTGATTGCCGGCGCATTCATCGTCGCAACGGCCGCCTTGGTGTGGCGTCGCACAGCGACGGGATTTGTCGGCGCCTGGGTGCTATTGATTCTCTCCCCGACGCTGGTAGTGCCGATCGTGACCGAAGTGGCCGCCGAGCGGCGCATGTATTTGCCCTTGGCCGCGATCATGGCCTGGCTGCTAGCCTGTGTGTATCTGTTATTACAAAGAGCGCAAAAGTCGTTGTGGTCCGCGGAAGACGATGCCGCATTTCGCTGGCAATGGGCCGCGGTTCTAGCCATCGTCGTCGTGCTCTGCGCCGTACCGCTGGGCTGGGTCAGCGCGCAGCGCGTCATGGTTTATAACGACGCCGTCGGATTATGGCAGGACGCCGCCCTCTATCAGCCCGACGATGCGCGTGTGCAAAATAATCTCGGCGTCGAGTTAGTGAATGCCGATCGGCCCGACGAGGCACTTCCGCACTACGAGCGTGCCTTGCAACTCAAGCCCGACTACGTCGAGGCCCAAAGCAACATCGGTGTGGCACTAGTCAAGCTCGATCGGCCGGAACAAGCCACGATTGAATTCGAAAAGGCGCTGGCACTAGACCCACGATTTGCGGATGCGCACATCAATCTGGGCCACCTGCTCGCTCAAGAGGGACATCCGCAGGATGCCATCGCGCACTACCGGCAGGCCCTGGAGCGCAAGCCACGCGTGGCCGAGGTGCATGCCAATCTCGGGCATGCGCTGGCAGGGTTGGGTGAATCTCAACCGGCGATCAAGGCACTCGCCGAAGCCGTCCGGCTCGATCCAGATTTTGCCGAGGCGCATCTGAATCTTGGTGCCGAGTTGGCCAAGAGCGGTCAACCGGATGAAGCCGCCAGGCATTACGCCGAGGCCCTCCGCGCCCGGCCCGATTTCGTCGAAGCGCATAATAACTGGGGCGTGCTGCAGAGCGGTCGCGGCGAGACCGAAGAGGCAATCAAACATTTCCAGCAAGCCCTGCAACTGCGCCCCGACTATGCCGAAGCACACAGCAACCTGGGCATCGCCCTGTTCGCCGCCGATCGAACCGCCGCAGGGCTTGAACAGTTCGAAGCGGCCGCGCAGCTCAAGCCCGAACCGACGGCTTTTGCCAACCTGGCCACGGCCTATGCCCAGTTGGGCCGCTCGGAAGATGCCATCGCCAGCGCCCAAAAAGCCGCCAACATGGCCCGCGCCCAGGGACAATTTTCGCTGGCCGCGCAGATGGACGACTGGTTGCGAGACTACCGCCGGCGTTTGTCGCCACGGTAGACATCGCTGGCGCGCGCATCGGTCAACATGCGCGAACGCCTTGGAGCGCATCTGTCGGCCCGCGTGTCGTTGATACGAAGACGCCGCGCGTTGCCATGGGCCTTGTGGCCCGCCTAATTGCGCGATCCGGCACCGCCGTTATTCTGCGATGCTCCGCTTTTGCAAACTATATTTTCGTTACGGCATCCGCTCGATCGGGTTCTCGCATTTTCCACCGGGGTAGAGAGAAAAAAGATGGCTCATCTCGCAGAAATTAACGACATCGAAAACCCGTTTCGCTCTGGTGCCGCTTCGTTGCCGGTCGAGTCGTTACCTGTCGAGGCGCCGGTGGCCCTTCCCGCGTCCGTCATCGAAGAGTTGCGGGCCTTCGTCGGCCCCAGCGCTGACTACTACCTGAAGGCATGGGACGGGCGTCTGCGCAATGCTGCGTCCGAAATCCGCATCAACTGGGCCGCATTTTTGTTTCCCACCTTCTGGTTCTCTTATCGC
Encoded here:
- the ggt gene encoding gamma-glutamyltransferase — protein: MVVSVSPEASDVGRVVLERGGNAVDASVAVALALAVTYPEAGNIGGGGFMLVWPGAGEQPVCIDYRETAPAAATPDMFVADRAPYTHKAVGVPGTLRGLELAHRRWGKLPWRDLVAPAIALAADGFAIDRNIAEELTKTAAKPTTSTEFRHVFSKPDGTAWQAGDRLVQAELAATLRLIAAEGADAFYRGVVADQIVAEMRAGGGLISAADLATYEAKARTPIHGTYRGFDVFGPPPPSSGGICLVEMLNILENFDLPSQDRFAPRTVHLMIEAMRRAYCDRARYLGDADFVNIPTRLTSKDYARQLAAGIDLNHATPSAALAPELSLTVEGESTTHFSIVDAQRMAVANTYTLQESFGARIVVRGAGFLLNNEMTDFNARPGHTDRRGAIGTPANVIAPGKRMLSSQSPTIVAREGRLRLVTGSPGGRTIPNTVLCVLLNALDFQMDVQAAVDAPRLHHQWLPERVTFELADEPNNQPLVRELRALGHVVVAKPREQGDAHTIYVRGEVLEGAADTRQAVGKAAGY
- a CDS encoding tetratricopeptide repeat protein, which codes for MVSLKTPHHHVTYSLLAIPLLIAVVALVYVPGVRAPFIFDDKLSIIDNASIEHIWPLIGDEDRPGPLAPPRDISTAGRPLVNLSFAVNYHFGGLDPTGYHFANIVIHALSAMLLWAILRRTLRLEFFADRFAGAAEPLALGAAVLWAVHPLVTEAVEYITQRTELMLGFFYLATLYAALRFWESPSRGERRVWLAVATVACLLGMACKEVMVTAPLVIWLFERTFIAGSFRRALEDSWPLYFGLGAGWCLLVALNLHGPRAESAGFHLGVSAYAWWLTQTRVLCYYFQLIFWPWPLVIHYELPYLDSVQAAWPWVVIAGAFIVATAALVWRRTATGFVGAWVLLILSPTLVVPIVTEVAAERRMYLPLAAIMAWLLACVYLLLQRAQKSLWSAEDDAAFRWQWAAVLAIVVVLCAVPLGWVSAQRVMVYNDAVGLWQDAALYQPDDARVQNNLGVELVNADRPDEALPHYERALQLKPDYVEAQSNIGVALVKLDRPEQATIEFEKALALDPRFADAHINLGHLLAQEGHPQDAIAHYRQALERKPRVAEVHANLGHALAGLGESQPAIKALAEAVRLDPDFAEAHLNLGAELAKSGQPDEAARHYAEALRARPDFVEAHNNWGVLQSGRGETEEAIKHFQQALQLRPDYAEAHSNLGIALFAADRTAAGLEQFEAAAQLKPEPTAFANLATAYAQLGRSEDAIASAQKAANMARAQGQFSLAAQMDDWLRDYRRRLSPR